The Thunnus thynnus chromosome 22, fThuThy2.1, whole genome shotgun sequence genome includes a window with the following:
- the LOC137174585 gene encoding uncharacterized protein isoform X2, giving the protein MKLLLSCLLLASLCDLSSWSVSSTGTVDVTQTADVSVVEGETVNITCCWTEMFGSVRVNWLKNQTEIKDKTRVISTNTPQGCQQKEACNCSTLTFTNITREDEGKYYCKVIEEIPFLTEHKGKGTVITVKDRDDIKDKTEEESFSSFTGNPLPLIITLAVVAPILLLTLVCVCIQAIAARVIYEVPHIDSEVTDMDKHSTSSSSGSSQWCQVVVYESFDYLEHTERKQSSQILRQRDSIKPLNLITTAVYSSSDVRGA; this is encoded by the exons ATGAAGCTTCTACTGAGCTGTCTGCTTCTGGCTTCGCTCTGTGATCTCTCATCTTGGA GTGTTTCATCAACAGGCACAGTTGATGTGACCCAGACTGCTGATGTCTCTGTCGTGGAGGGGGAGACGGTAAACATCACCTGCTGCTGGACAGAGATGTTTGGAAGTGTGAGAGTTAACTGGCtgaaaaatcaaacagaaattaAGGATAAAACTAGAGTAATCTCAACAAATACACCTCAAGGATGTCAGCAGAAGGAGGCCTGTAACTGTTCAACCTTGACCTTTACAAATATCACAAGAGAGGATGAAGGGAAATACTACTGCAAGGTGATTGAGGAGATACCATTTTTAACTGAGCATAAAGGAAAAGGTACTGTCATCACAGTTAAGGACAGAGACGACATAAAGGACAAAACAGAAGAAG agagtttttcatcttttaccGGCAATCCACTTCCCCTGATCATTACCCTGGCTGTAGTGGCTCCAATACTGCTCCTCactcttgtgtgtgtctgcatccaAG CGATAGCAGCCAGGGTGATCTATGAGGTTCCGCACATTGACTCTGAGGTTACAGACATGGACAAACACAGCACCAGCTCCTCCAGTGGCTCCTCTCAGTGG TGTCAGGTGGTGGTGTATGAATCTTTCGATTACCTTGAACACACGGAGAGGAAACAAAGTTCACAGATTCTGAGGCAGAGGGACTCCATCAAGCCTCTGAACTTAATCACTACAGCAGTGTACTCTTCATCAGATGTTAGAGGAGCCTGA
- the LOC137174586 gene encoding uncharacterized protein, translating into MKLLLSCLLLAPLCSSWSVSSTGTLHVTQTADVSVMEGETVNITCCWTWTFGRVERVGVNWLKNQTEIKNKTRVISTNISQGCQQKKACNCSTLTFTNITRGDEGKYYCKVIEEIPLLTEHKGNGSVITVLDRDINIKDKTEEGSFSSSTGNSLPLIITLAVVAPMLLLTLLCVCILRRKQAIAARVIYEVPHFDSEVADMDKHSTSSSKGSSQWCQVVVYESFDYFEHTERKQSSQTDLRQRDSMRL; encoded by the exons ATGAAGCTTCTACTGAGCTGTCTGCTTCTGGCTCCGCTCTGCTCATCTTGGA GTGTTTCATCAACAGGCACACTTCATGTGACCCAGACTGCTGATGTCTCTGTCATGGAGGGGGAGACGGTAAACATCACCTGCTGCTGGACATGGACGTTTGGAAGAGTTGAAAGAGTGGGAGTTAACTGGCTGAAAAACCAAACAGAAATTAAGAATAAAACTAGAGTAATCTCAACAAATATATCTCAAGGATGCCAGCAGAAGAAGGCCTGTAACTGTTCAACCTTGACCTTTACAAATATCACAAGAGGGGATGAAGGGAAATACTACTGCAAGGTGATTGAGGAGATACCACTTTTAACTGAGCATAAAGGAAATGGTTCTGTCATCACAGTTCTGGACAGAGACATAAACATAAAGGACAAAACAGAAGAAG GGAGTTTTTCATCTTCTACCGGCAATTCACTTCCCCTGATCATTACCCTGGCTGTAGTGGCTCCAATGCTGCTCCTcactctcctctgtgtctgcatACTGCGAAGGAAACAAG CGATAGCAGCCAGGGTGATCTATGAGGTTCCGCACTTTGACTCTGAGGTGGCAGACATGGACAAACACAGCACCAGCTCCTCCAAAGGCTCCTCTCAGTGG tgtCAGGTGGTGGTGTATGAATCCTTCGATTACTttgaacacacagagaggaaacaaagttCACAGACTGATCTGAGGCAGAGGGACTCCATGAGGTTGTAA
- the LOC137174584 gene encoding uncharacterized protein isoform X1, with protein sequence MKLLLTGLLLTSLLAFSSWSVSSTGTLVVTQTPDVSVMEGETVNITCCWTGRFERVKVNWLKNQTKIRNNNGIISTNTSQGSLRKEACKCSTLTLSSITREDSGIYFCNVSVEIPFLTVAKGNGSVITVKTGERTDENTHDDAKDNTDGGVSSTGTLVVTQSPDVSVMEGEMVNIACYWTETFGRVETVGVNWLKNQTVIKNKNGIISTNTFQGSLQKEACNCSTLTISSITRKDSGIYFCKVSVEIPFFTEAKGKGTVITVKNRERTDENTHDDAKDNTAGGSQREEVLVHVLRCLPILALVATFFYLNSSGTKTQQHTPATLENTPVSAHRREEDEEEGNETEIVAERR encoded by the exons ATGAAGCTTTTACTGACGGGTCTGCTACTCACCTCTCTACTTGCCTTCTCATCTTGGA GTGTTTCTTCAACAGGCACACTTGTTGTGACCCAGACTCCTGATGTCTCTGTCATGGAGGGGGAGACGGTAAACATCACCTGCTGCTGGACGGGGAGGTTTGAAAGAGTGAAAGTTAACTGGctgaaaaatcaaacaaaaattaGGAATAACAATGGAATCATCTCAACAAATACATCTCAAGGATCTCTGCGGAAGGAGGCCTGTAAATGTTCGACCTTGACCCTTTCAAGTATCACAAGAGAGGATTCAGGGATATACTTCTGCAACGTGTCTGTAGAGATACCATTTTTAACTGTGGCTAAAGGAAATGGTTCTGTCATCACAGTTAAGACCGGAGAGAGAACAGATGAGAACACACATGACGATGCAAAAGACAACACAGATGGTG GTGTTTCTTCAACAGGCACACTTGTTGTGACCCAGAGTCCTGATGTCTCTGTCATGGAGGGGGAGATGGTAAACATCGCCTGCTACTGGACAGAGACGTTTGGAAGAGTTGAAACAGTGGGAGTTAACTGGCTGAAAAATCAAACAgtaattaagaataaaaatggCATCAtctcaacaaatacatttcaagGATCTCTGCAGAAGGAGGCCTGTAACTGTTCAACCTTGACCATTTCAAGTATCACAAGAAAGGATTCAGGGATATACTTCTGCAAGGTGTCTGTAGAGATACCATTTTTCACTGAGGCTAAAGGAAAAGGTACTGTCATCACAgttaaaaacagagagagaacagatgaGAACACACATGACGATGCAAAAGACAACACAGCTGGTG GTTCTCAGAGGGAGGAAGTGTTAGTTCATGTCCTGCGATGTCTGCCCATCCTCGCCCTTGTTGCAACCTTCTTCTACCTCAACAGTTCAGGGaccaaaacacagcaacacacaccaG cCACTCTGGAAAATACACCTGTTTCAGCCCacagaagagaggaagatgaagaggaaggaaatgagaCAGAAATAGTTGCAGAGAGAagataa
- the LOC137174584 gene encoding uncharacterized protein isoform X2, whose amino-acid sequence MKLLLTGLLLTSLLAFSSWSVSSTGTLVVTQTPDVSVMEGETVNITCCWTGRFERVKVNWLKNQTKIRNNNGIISTNTSQGSLRKEACKCSTLTLSSITREDSGIYFCNVSVEIPFLTVAKGNGSVITVKTGERTDENTHDDAKDNTDGGVSSTGTLVVTQSPDVSVMEGEMVNIACYWTETFGRVETVGVNWLKNQTVIKNKNGIISTNTFQGSLQKEACNCSTLTISSITRKDSGIYFCKVSVEIPFFTEAKGKGTVITVKNRERTDENTHDDAKDNTAGGSQREEVLVHVLRCLPILALVATFFYLNSSGTKTQQHTPATLENTPVSAHRREEDEEEGNETEIVAERR is encoded by the exons ATGAAGCTTTTACTGACGGGTCTGCTACTCACCTCTCTACTTGCCTTCTCATCTTGGA GTGTTTCTTCAACAGGCACACTTGTTGTGACCCAGACTCCTGATGTCTCTGTCATGGAGGGGGAGACGGTAAACATCACCTGCTGCTGGACGGGGAGGTTTGAAAGAGTGAAAGTTAACTGGctgaaaaatcaaacaaaaattaGGAATAACAATGGAATCATCTCAACAAATACATCTCAAGGATCTCTGCGGAAGGAGGCCTGTAAATGTTCGACCTTGACCCTTTCAAGTATCACAAGAGAGGATTCAGGGATATACTTCTGCAACGTGTCTGTAGAGATACCATTTTTAACTGTGGCTAAAGGAAATGGTTCTGTCATCACAGTTAAGACCGGAGAGAGAACAGATGAGAACACACATGACGATGCAAAAGACAACACAGATGGTG GTGTTTCTTCAACAGGCACACTTGTTGTGACCCAGAGTCCTGATGTCTCTGTCATGGAGGGGGAGATGGTAAACATCGCCTGCTACTGGACAGAGACGTTTGGAAGAGTTGAAACAGTGGGAGTTAACTGGCTGAAAAATCAAACAgtaattaagaataaaaatggCATCAtctcaacaaatacatttcaagGATCTCTGCAGAAGGAGGCCTGTAACTGTTCAACCTTGACCATTTCAAGTATCACAAGAAAGGATTCAGGGATATACTTCTGCAAGGTGTCTGTAGAGATACCATTTTTCACTGAGGCTAAAGGAAAAGGTACTGTCATCACAgttaaaaacagagagagaacagatgaGAACACACATGACGATGCAAAAGACAACACAGCTGGTG GTTCTCAGAGGGAGGAAGTTTTAGTTCATGTCCTGCGATGTCTGCCCATCCTCGCCCTTGTTGCAACCTTCTTCTACCTCAACAGTTCAGGGaccaaaacacagcaacacacaccaG CCACTCTGGAAAATACACCTGTTTCAGCCCacagaagagaggaagatgaagaggaaggaaatgagaCAGAAATAGTTGCAGAGAGAAGATGA
- the LOC137174584 gene encoding uncharacterized protein isoform X4 codes for MKLLLSCLLLASLCDLSSWSVSSTGTVDVTQTADVSVVEGETVNITCCWTWTSERVERVGVNWLKNQTEIKNITRICNSTNTSQGSLQKEACNCSTLTFTNITREDEGKYYCKVNVEIPVFTEAKGKGTVITVKDRDNIKDKTEEGSFSSFTSNSLPLIITLAVVAPMLLLTLICVCILRRKQAIAARVIYEVPHIDSEVADMDKHSTSSSSGSFQWVLRGRKC; via the exons ATGAAGCTTCTACTGAGCTGTCTGCTTCTGGCTTCGCTCTGTGATCTCTCATCTTGGA GTGTTTCATCAACAGGCACAGTTGATGTGACCCAGACTGCTGATGTCTCTGTCGTGGAGGGGGAGACGGTAAACATCACCTGCTGCTGGACATGGACGTCTGAAAGAGTTGAAAGAGTGGGAGTTAACTGGCTGAAaaaccaaacagaaataaagaatataACTAGAATCTGCAACTCAACAAATACATCTCAAGGATCTCTGCAGAAGGAGGCCTGTAACTGTTCAACCTTGACCTTTACAAATATCACAAGAGAGGATGAAGGGAAATACTACTGCAAGGTGAATGTGGAGATACCAGTTTTCACTGAGGCTAAAGGAAAAGGTACTGTCATCACAGTTAAAGACAGAGACAACATAAAGGACAAGACAGAAGAAG ggagtttttcatcttttaccAGCAATTCACTTCCCCTGATCATTACCCTTGCTGTAGTGGCTCCAATGCTGCTCCTCACTCTCATCTGTGTCTGCATACTGCGAAGGAAACAAG CGATAGCAGCCAGGGTGATCTACGAGGTTCCGCACATTGACTCTGAGGTGGCAGACATGGACAAACACAGCACCAGCTCCTCCAGTGGCTCCTTTCAGTGG GTTCTCAGAGGGAGGAAGTGTTAG
- the LOC137174584 gene encoding uncharacterized protein isoform X3, whose product MKLLLSCLLLASLCDLSSWSVSSTGTVDVTQTADVSVVEGETVNITCCWTWTSERVERVGVNWLKNQTEIKNITRICNSTNTSQGSLQKEACNCSTLTFTNITREDEGKYYCKVNVEIPVFTEAKGKGTVITVKDRDNIKDKTEEGSFSSFTSNSLPLIITLAVVAPMLLLTLICVCILRRKQAIAARVIYEVPHIDSEVADMDKHSTSSSSGSFQWCQVPVYESFDYLEHTESKQSSQTDLRQRDSIKPLNLITTAVNSTSDVRGA is encoded by the exons ATGAAGCTTCTACTGAGCTGTCTGCTTCTGGCTTCGCTCTGTGATCTCTCATCTTGGA GTGTTTCATCAACAGGCACAGTTGATGTGACCCAGACTGCTGATGTCTCTGTCGTGGAGGGGGAGACGGTAAACATCACCTGCTGCTGGACATGGACGTCTGAAAGAGTTGAAAGAGTGGGAGTTAACTGGCTGAAaaaccaaacagaaataaagaatataACTAGAATCTGCAACTCAACAAATACATCTCAAGGATCTCTGCAGAAGGAGGCCTGTAACTGTTCAACCTTGACCTTTACAAATATCACAAGAGAGGATGAAGGGAAATACTACTGCAAGGTGAATGTGGAGATACCAGTTTTCACTGAGGCTAAAGGAAAAGGTACTGTCATCACAGTTAAAGACAGAGACAACATAAAGGACAAGACAGAAGAAG ggagtttttcatcttttaccAGCAATTCACTTCCCCTGATCATTACCCTTGCTGTAGTGGCTCCAATGCTGCTCCTCACTCTCATCTGTGTCTGCATACTGCGAAGGAAACAAG CGATAGCAGCCAGGGTGATCTACGAGGTTCCGCACATTGACTCTGAGGTGGCAGACATGGACAAACACAGCACCAGCTCCTCCAGTGGCTCCTTTCAGTGG tgTCAGGTGCCAGTGTATGAATCCTTCGATTACCTTGAACACACAGAGAGTAAACAAAGTTCACAGACTGATCTGAGGCAGAGGGACTCCATCAAGCCTCTGAACTTAATCACTACAGCAGTGAACTCTACATCAGATGTTAGAGGAGCCTGA
- the LOC137174585 gene encoding uncharacterized protein isoform X1, which yields MKLLLSCLLLASLCDLSSWSVSSTGTVDVTQTADVSVVEGETVNITCCWTEMFGSVRVNWLKNQTEIKDKTRVISTNTPQGCQQKEACNCSTLTFTNITREDEGKYYCKVIEEIPFLTEHKGKGTVITVKDRDDIKDKTEEGSFSSFTGNPLPLIITLAVVAPILLLTLVCVCIQAIAARVIYEVPHIDSEVTDMDKHSTSSSSGSSQWCQVVVYESFDYLEHTERKQSSQILRQRDSIKPLNLITTAVYSSSDVRGA from the exons ATGAAGCTTCTACTGAGCTGTCTGCTTCTGGCTTCGCTCTGTGATCTCTCATCTTGGA GTGTTTCATCAACAGGCACAGTTGATGTGACCCAGACTGCTGATGTCTCTGTCGTGGAGGGGGAGACGGTAAACATCACCTGCTGCTGGACAGAGATGTTTGGAAGTGTGAGAGTTAACTGGCtgaaaaatcaaacagaaattaAGGATAAAACTAGAGTAATCTCAACAAATACACCTCAAGGATGTCAGCAGAAGGAGGCCTGTAACTGTTCAACCTTGACCTTTACAAATATCACAAGAGAGGATGAAGGGAAATACTACTGCAAGGTGATTGAGGAGATACCATTTTTAACTGAGCATAAAGGAAAAGGTACTGTCATCACAGTTAAGGACAGAGACGACATAAAGGACAAAACAGAAGAAGGTAG tttttcatcttttaccGGCAATCCACTTCCCCTGATCATTACCCTGGCTGTAGTGGCTCCAATACTGCTCCTCactcttgtgtgtgtctgcatccaAG CGATAGCAGCCAGGGTGATCTATGAGGTTCCGCACATTGACTCTGAGGTTACAGACATGGACAAACACAGCACCAGCTCCTCCAGTGGCTCCTCTCAGTGG TGTCAGGTGGTGGTGTATGAATCTTTCGATTACCTTGAACACACGGAGAGGAAACAAAGTTCACAGATTCTGAGGCAGAGGGACTCCATCAAGCCTCTGAACTTAATCACTACAGCAGTGTACTCTTCATCAGATGTTAGAGGAGCCTGA